A window of Bacteroidota bacterium contains these coding sequences:
- a CDS encoding arsenate reductase ArsC, giving the protein MKKILFVCIENSNRSQMAEAFARIHCPSPSLPQGKGENEIQVFSAGSKPSGKINPKAIDAMKEVGYDLTTHQSKSIDEVMNSLSLGEGRGEALDYIVTMGCGDACPFIPAKHRLDWQIPQPKDMNKEEFRKVRDMIEEKVKKLMEDV; this is encoded by the coding sequence ATGAAAAAAATATTATTTGTCTGCATCGAAAACTCCAACCGAAGCCAGATGGCGGAAGCGTTTGCACGAATACACTGCCCATCCCCATCCCTTCCCCAAGGGAAGGGAGAAAATGAAATACAAGTTTTCAGTGCAGGATCAAAACCTTCCGGCAAAATTAATCCTAAGGCAATTGATGCAATGAAAGAAGTTGGATACGATCTGACAACTCACCAATCAAAATCTATTGATGAAGTAATGAACTCCCTCTCCTTGGGAGAGGGAAGGGGTGAGGCATTGGATTACATTGTCACCATGGGCTGCGGAGATGCCTGTCCGTTCATTCCAGCCAAACACCGCCTCGACTGGCAGATTCCTCAACCGAAAGACATGAATAAAGAGGAGTTCAGGAAGGTGAGGGATATGATTGAGGAAAAGGTGAAGAAATTAATGGAAGATGTATAA